In Flavobacterium sp. GSB-24, the genomic window ATTTCCCATCGGATTTCCGCCCAATGCATCGTCTCTTCTAGTTACTTCGGTTGCACCGCGTCTAAAACGCATGTGTCTGATAATAACGTCATGAGTATCAATTTCTAAAGTCTCTCCAGCAATGCAAATTCCGTCTCCCGGAGCAGTCTGCCCAGCAATGGTCACATAAGGCGCACGCATGCTGATTCTTTTTTTCAATTGAATAATTCCCGAAACGTTAAAAACAATAGTTCTTGCTCCAACTGCTTCACAGGCTTCACGAAAAGTTCCTTTTCCGCTGTCTTCTAAACTGGTAACTACAAATATTTTTCCGCCACGTCCGCCTTGTGTGTATGCTCCTCCGCCTTCGGCTCCCGGAAAAGCAGGAATATCTGCTTGTACAAAATCTTTAGGATATGAAGCCCAAGGTAAATAGGGTTTTCCTTGCTTTGCTTCTTCTCTGATTATATGAAGATTAGCATTCCAAATTTCGCTCAGTCTTTTTTCTTCGTCAGCTAAAACTGCATCTGCTTTTTCCTGAACTGGTTTTGGAATTATCGGATATTGCGCATAAGCAGATGATACAAGAGAACAAAATGACAACGCCATAAATGTTCTTTTTAAAGTACGGTTTGGGAAAATAGTATGCATTGAATTGTGTGTGGTTGTAGTTAATAGTTTTTGGCGTAAAGTTTAAGAGATTATTCTTTTGCAGTAGAATCTTTTGTTTTACTCTTCTCTCTTTCTTCGATACGTTTGTGCCAGTCAGCACTTTCTTTGTTTAAATCGTAACCTTGTTTTGATAAATAGTTGTTGATTCTTCCTTTATATTTACCAAACCAACCGTGTTTTTCTTTAGATGATCCACCGTCCATTGCATGTTCTCTGGCTTCAACTAAAGCTTTGTAGATATAGTCTTTTTGTTCTGCCGTTAAATTTGGAAGCATATCGTTATAACCTGCAACTGTTATAGGAAGAACGCCATATGTCATTCCGTCTTTAACTTCAGTTATTTTGTCTTCTGATAATTCTTTACCTAATTTTTTAAGGTAAGATTTATGCAATTTTGCAATTGATTCATCTGCTTTTACTTTCAGTTTATCAATCTTTTCGTTTTGTTTTTCTTTGGCTAAGCTTGTATCTTCTTTTACTTTTTTGATTTCAGCATCTCTTCCATCCTGAATTTCAGTTAAATCTCTGAATTGTTGTGCAATAATATTTGAAACCGATTTTTCTTTCGCTTCGTTTTTTAAATCTAATTTGGTAACGATTTTTGTAGCTCTTTCGTTAGTAACCTTTACATATTCAGGATCTAAATGCTGCTGTGCATTTAAAGTTGAAAAGGCAAAAACAAGCGATAATAAACCAGCATTTATTTTATTTAGTGCCATGATTTTATTTTTTAGTTATTTAAAAACATTCTTGCTCATTACTAAACAAGAATGTTTTCAAAAATTATTCCTTATTTTAAATCTAATAAAGGTCTAACTAATGTTTCTTTGTTATTAGCCAGATCTTTCCAGTTTACTTTTATAGCTGGATTCACTCCGTTGATGTAGTCTTCAATATTAGAATATCCATCTCCGTTTAAATCACCTTTTGCATCAGATGGATCATTCGGATTTAAACCGTATTTTTTCTCCCATGCATCTGGCATTCCGTCTTTATCAGTATCTACATAAGGTTTTCCTTTGTATTCTGGATATCCGCCAACTTGAGAAATGTCTGTAATAATTCCTTTTTTATAAGAATCCATTGGTAAACGTCTGTGTTCGAATTGATAGAATTCTTTTTTCTCTAATCCTTTTGCATATTCTGGAACTCCAGTTTTTACAGTTCTTACGATTCTTTCGTCTACTTTATCTCTAATTGGCAAAGTAGCTCCAACATTTTTAAGAACGAATTCATAAGATTCTTCTGCAGTCATGAATTTATTGAACCAAGGCATTGGAAAAGGTTTGTCAACTTTCATTTTAGAGAAGTATTCTTTTGATTCCTCATACGTCATCAATTCGCCTTTTTTGTTCTCCAACTGAATTCCGCCGTCCCAGTTGTCTTTGGTAACTTTTTCGTTTCCGTTAACAACATTTCCATTAACATAAGCTCTACCAAAAACCATATAAGGTAACTTACTTCTTCCTGATTCTGGTTTTAAGATTCTGTAGCTGATTGGCTGTGTTAAATCGGTAACCGGACCTGGTTTGTAGAAGTTGTTGATGATGTTGTAATTTGCTGTATAATCTCCACCATCTGTAGATCTGTTGTACCAGTTGAAAACTACGTTATTTACAAAATTGAAAATTCCGTTCCAACCTATAGAAGGGTTTCTTCCTGCGTTGTTAGCCCACATATTTCTCATGAAAGAACAGTTTTCTCCACCTAAAGTACTTCCGAAAGCATGATTGTAAGTATCTAATGCTTCTCCGA contains:
- a CDS encoding DUF3826 domain-containing protein, yielding MALNKINAGLLSLVFAFSTLNAQQHLDPEYVKVTNERATKIVTKLDLKNEAKEKSVSNIIAQQFRDLTEIQDGRDAEIKKVKEDTSLAKEKQNEKIDKLKVKADESIAKLHKSYLKKLGKELSEDKITEVKDGMTYGVLPITVAGYNDMLPNLTAEQKDYIYKALVEAREHAMDGGSSKEKHGWFGKYKGRINNYLSKQGYDLNKESADWHKRIEEREKSKTKDSTAKE
- a CDS encoding polysaccharide lyase; translation: MKNSALFIASSLLFLGSAKCFAQYPKISPEVQAQEKAIKEEAQRLSDEAWQKALVVIEEEAKHGKPYIPWAARPTDLPQAEIPAFPGAEGGGMYTFGGRGGKVYTVTSLEDRGPGTLREACEQGGARIVVFNVAGIIRLKSPLIIRAPYITIAGQTAPGDGVCIAGESTWIDTHDVIIRHVRFRRGETFVGRRDDAIGGNPVGNIMIDHVSATWGLDENMSIYRHMYNPGPGYPDIKVGTVNITIQNSLFGEALDTYNHAFGSTLGGENCSFMRNMWANNAGRNPSIGWNGIFNFVNNVVFNWYNRSTDGGDYTANYNIINNFYKPGPVTDLTQPISYRILKPESGRSKLPYMVFGRAYVNGNVVNGNEKVTKDNWDGGIQLENKKGELMTYEESKEYFSKMKVDKPFPMPWFNKFMTAEESYEFVLKNVGATLPIRDKVDERIVRTVKTGVPEYAKGLEKKEFYQFEHRRLPMDSYKKGIITDISQVGGYPEYKGKPYVDTDKDGMPDAWEKKYGLNPNDPSDAKGDLNGDGYSNIEDYINGVNPAIKVNWKDLANNKETLVRPLLDLK